The following are from one region of the Silene latifolia isolate original U9 population chromosome 9, ASM4854445v1, whole genome shotgun sequence genome:
- the LOC141601560 gene encoding uncharacterized protein LOC141601560, translating to MQLTHLIFADNLMIFTRGDLPSIRRATQVLLEFSKWLRLRPNFDKTEAYFGGISVDLKHLILTDTGPTEGTFSFRYLGLPANHARLSCCMYDGLITKLQTLSTSCAFRSLSYTGKLQVINSMVFGLCMGSIRVTWIINYFLSSHTIWDLSIQQYFDESLRGVIEARDLLLSQVEDVPSIVACLLSCVVKGSFLVILILAIQRKLAILDMLVGRGISLANRCILCKCKEECARHLFFKCPLAAALSSAILSWACVSVQDS from the exons ATGCAGCTCACTCACCTCATCTTTGCTGATAACTTAATGATCTTCACTAGGGGTGACCTGCCCTCTATTAGAAGAGCTACTCAAGTTCTTTTGGAGTTCTCCAAATGGTTAAGACTTAGACCTAACTTTGATAAGACTGAGGCTTATTTTGGGGGTATTTCTGTAGATTTAAAACACCTAATATTGACTGATACTGGACCGACTGAAGGGACCTTTTCTTTTAGATACCTTGGGCTTCCTGCCAATCATGCTAGGTTATCTTGCTGTATGTATGATGGATTGATCACCAAGCTTCAAACACTATCCACTTCATGTGCTTTCAGATCCCTGTCTTATACAGGAAAGTTGCAGGTCATTAATTCCATGGTGTTTGGACTAT GCATGGGTTCCATCAgggtgacatggattatcaattacTTCTTGTCCAGCCATACTATCTGGGATTTATCCATTCAACAGTACTTTGATGAGAGCCTTAGAGGTGTTATCGAGGCCAGAGACTTGCTCCTAAGTCAGGTTGAGGATGTACCATCTATTGTTGCCTGCCTTCTGTCATGTGTTGTCAAAGGTTCCTTTCT AGTGATCCTCATACTGGCTATTCAAAGAAAGCTGGCCATTCTGGATATGCTTGTTGGTAGAGGCATTAGCCTAGCCAACAGGTGCATCCTCTGTAAATGCAAAGAAGAGTGTGCCCGTCACTTGTTCTTCAAATGTCCCCTGGCTGCAGCATTGTCATCTGCTATCCTCTCTTGGGCTTGTGTTTCAGTCCAGGATTCTTAG